The Candidatus Poribacteria bacterium DNA window GAAGGCGCGATGTCATACGTCAACCCGTACTGGAGTCCGAGATGCATCAGTTCCGGCTCAACGCTGATAGAGATCTGCCGGCGTTCCTGCTCGGTGACAAAGAAACTATCCAAGATGAAGTGCGTGTGAATCCACGCTTCTCTTTCTTCAACAATTTTCATTTTTTAAGTTTACCTTGCGGTTCGGTCAGATGGGTTAGGAGTTTCACGTCCCTTTCCGTATATCCGCCCTCCACTACATTACGGGCTATGCCCCCTGGACATTGAGAAAATAGCCATCTCTTAATTCTACCCTATCGTCCATTTTTAAGTTTACCTTGCGGTTCGGTCAGATGGGTTAGAAGTTTCACGTTCCTTTCCGTATACCCGCCCTCCACTACATTACGGGCTACGTACCTTGGATCTTGAAAAAATAACCATCTTTTCATTCTACCTTATCGTCCATTGTAGTATCAAGAAGGAAAAGTGTCAATCCTGCGAAAATGTGACAATTTGGCGGATTGGCACTTCACTTAATTGCTGAACCTCCCCGTTGTGCCATCGGACCTGGAGATTGTTTATCCGCGAGGCAGTTCCTAACCCAAAGGTGAGACACAGATCGTTGCCTGACAGGTAACTTGCGCCGCAGATAACCTCCCGTAAGAGTGTTGTCCCGTTCGCTTCCAGCTGAATTTGTGCACCGATTGCATCCGTATTGCCGTCTGTTCCTACTAATTTCACGGTTAGCCATGCGTTCCTATTACCAATTTCATTGCTAAGAATGACCGCGGGACGGTTCGATTGACACAGCACAACATCCACATCGCCATCCGTATCTATATCTCCAAAGAGCATCCCGCGGACGACGTAAGGTGTTTTATCTAATCCCGCCTCAGCGGTAATTTCGGTGAAACCGGTGTGGCTTTGTGAAGTACCGCCTTGATTCCGAAACAGTTGCACGGGCTGCGCGTAACGCTGTTTCGCGTCAATCTGTTTCACGTTGTCCCAGATGTGCCCATTCCCGACAAGCAGATCTAACCAACCGTCGTTATCAAAGTCGATAAAACGGGTGCCGAAACCGAGGGCATAGAAGGAGGGATCGGCGAGATTTGTGTCAAACGTCATATCTTCAAAGTAGCCGTCCCCATCGTTTTGCATGAGGCAATTCGCCTCCAGCGCAAAATTGGACACCCAGAGGTCGATATCGCCATCGTTGTCATAGTCGCCAGCGTCTATGCCCATTGAGCCGTTTGCTATGCCATCACCGTTGTAGGCAACGCCACGAAGCACCCCTTCCTCTCGAAAAGTGCCATCACCCTGATTGATGAAAAGCGTATTCGGAGACATATCGTTCGCGACGTAGATGTCTACCCACCCGTCGCCGTTCACGTCCGTGCAGACAACACCGAGACCGCGCGTCGTCGGTTCATAGACACCCGCGGCTTTCGTTATGTCTGTGAATGTACCATCCCCGTTGTTTCGGTAAAGCACATCGGCAATGCCGTGATATTCGTTTGGACCGCAATAGATACGCAAGGTGTTTTTGTAATAGCATGGGATATCGGTCTCCAAGGCGTATTCGACATAGTTACATACGTAGAGATCCAAGTCGCCGTCCCGGTCAATGTCAGCGAACGCCGCACTCGCACTTAACAGAGGGCAGCCTACCTGTGCGTGCTCGGTTACATCGGTAAACGTGCCGTCTCCGCTGTTTCGGTAGAGGATATTTTTGCCTAAGTTTGTTACGTACAGGTCGCGGTATCCGTCAGAATCATAATCTGCGGCGACAGCACCGAGACCGTAGCCGGTATCACCGACGTTTGCGGATGTTGTGATGTCAACGAAAATCCCCGCATCGTTTCGATAGAGCCGGTTTGTGGGCAGAGATCCCACTGATGACGAGAGAGAATTGCCTTGAACGAGATAGAGATCCAAGTCACCATCGTTGTCGAAATCAAAGAGGGCGCCACCGCTACCCATGGTTTCAACGAGTCTACGTTCCGCAGAGAAACCGTTGACGTGCCGAAAGTCAAGTCCTATCGCATCGGTCACATCCCGAAAATACGGGGCAGCACTCCCGAGGAGTGGCAACATGAGAAGGAGTAAAATTTGTATTATGAGAGACAGGGGGCGAGATAGGGCGCGTTTCCGTTGGAACATGGACATAGGAAGGCTATTCTTTTATTGTTGGGCGCGGACGGACGACCCGGAATCCGATCGTATGTGTTGAATCCAAAGGATAAAATTTAAAGCGTAGACTTGAACGAAGAAACGCTCTCCCGACGTCCCATGCGCCGCCCCGAATGATCCGTGCGCGCAGGACATCTCGGAATTGGAGATTGAGCGGATTTTGGGAGGTCCCATCGTTGTGTTGCTGATAGAAAGTTGGACTGTATTCATCGAGGCACCACTCCCATACATTTCCGGCGAGGTCCGCGATACCGTTCGGAGATTCACCTTTCGGGAACTGACCCACCGGCATCGGACGATTATAGCGACGTGCGAAGTTAGCGTGTTGGCGTGCTTTCGGCGGTGTATTTCCCCACGGATATGTTCGTCCCACTGCGCCACGTGCCGCTCGTTCCCACTGCGCTTCGGTCGGTAGGCTCCCGCCGATCCATTCCGCAAACGCTTGCGCATCAAACCATGTCACACCGACAATAGGTTGTGTGTCGCCGTTGAGTGTTTCATTTGCCCATGTTTCCTCGCCGTTGTGTCCGCGCGGTGTGGGACGATGCGTTGCTTCAACGAAGGCACGGTATTGCGCATTGGTGATCTCATATCGCGATATTTCGTAAGGGCTTAAGTAGACGTGGTGTCGTGGCAGTTCAGCGTCAAAGGTGTGCTGTTCCAGCATGGAACTCCGCAATTTCGCGTCCTCGTAAGCGACTTTCGCCTCTTCGGAGGTTGAACCCATCAGAAAGGTGCCTTCGGGAATTGATATCCACTCTATAGTGGCGAGGACCTGCTGAGCGGCACTGCTCACTTCGGAAACAGCAGAATTGTTGTGGAGAATCAGAGTGAGTATGACAACTGTAAAACAGACGCGTTTCATCTATGCCATCCCATTAGAATTGGCGGAGAAACCGGAGATCGTTCTCGTAGAGAGTGCGGATGTCCGGGATGCGGAATTGGAGATTCGCGATCCGTTCTACCCCCATACCGAACGCAAACCCCGTAACTTGATCCGGGTCGTAGTTCACGGCTTCAAATACCGCCGGATCAACAGCACCCGCCCCCAAGATTTCGACCCATCCGGTGCCACCACAACTCCGACACCCTTTTCCTTGACAGACGGCACAGGAAATGTCCATCTCTGCACTCGGCTCCGTAAACGGGAAGAAGTGCGGACGGAAGCGCATCCGCGTCTGGTCACCGAACATTTGTCGAGCGAAGGAGGTCAAAACTCCCTTGAGTTCGCTAAAAGTGGCGCGCGTATCCACAAGTAAACCTTCTACGTGATGGAACATCGGCGTGTGCGAAATATCGTAGTCTACCCGATAGCATTTCCCCGGAACGATAATTCGGACGGGCGGTTTCTGTGCCTCCATGGCGCGGATCTGAACGGGCGAGGTATGCGTCCGCAAAAGACGTCCGTCCGTTAGGTAAAAGGTATCGTGTAAGTCGCGAGCGGGATGGTCGGCAGGCGTATTCAGAGCATCGAAGTTGTAATATTCGGTCTCAACATCGGGTCCTGTCATCACTTGAAACCCCATTTGATGGAAAATCGCCTCAATCCGTTCTAACGTTTGCATAATGGGGTGCGCTTTCCCGTAGGTCGGTTTCCGTCCGGGAAGTGTGATGTCAATGGCTTCTGCTTCAAGCTGCTGTTCCTGTTGCTGACGATGCAATGCCTGCGTCGCGGCTTCAAACGCCTGTGTGAGCGTGGTACGCACTTCATTTGCGAGTTTGCCGATTATCGGACGCTCCTCTTTGGAAAGCTTACCCATGCCTTTCATGACCTCGGTGAGTTTTCCTCTGCGTCCAAAATACGTGATTCGGAGCGACTCAAGCGTGTCTCGCGTTTTCACGACTTTTAGAGCCTCAAGTGCCTCTGCTTGAATCGCTTGCAATTCTGCTTTCATGGTAGCCTTTGTATGTTACGGCACACGGAGTGTGCCTACTACTTTTAAGAGATCGTTCCTATAGAAGGATAGCACTCACCGGCATGTCTGTCAACAAAAAATGCCCGCCACTTCGCTCCATAAAGGTTAATTTCCTTCTGGGGACGAAAGCGATAGACACCTACTTCCGCGGTACCACCCCGCTTGGCAATAGATTATAGCGACTGGTAGGTCGAACTTACAGAAATAGTCAGAAAACATCGGGATTCGGAGATCCCTCCTACAGTGCCGTGTGCGGAAACTATGGTGCGCTGAAATCAGAACCCTTTTTGAGGGCACCCCATGATGTCGTAAGATTGTCTCTTGAACTCACCGCCAAAACAGTCTGATCCTTTACCCATTGAATAAACTTGGGTGTAAAACTGCTCACAGTTTCATTGAATGCCAAGCCATAGAGGTTCCCAGTATCAGGATTAAAGGCTGGCTTTGTGCTATGCCCTAAACCTTCATTACCGAAATCAATCGGAGCAAAATTTAGTTCCAGATGTACCTTTTTAGGTGGAAACCCCTTACAGGAAATAGCCAATAGATCCTTGTTTTTTCCTCTCCCTGCATAGTAGAGAACCTTTATATCTGGACCTTCTTTATCGAATGGGTATAACTCCGGTGTGATAGCCTTGTAACGGGAGACATCAACACCCACTATACTCAAGACAACTATTGTGCTCCTTGTTCCCATAGCATGTTCTATTTCCGCATATGTTTCTATCTTCGGCTGTCTCTTTACCAATCCTTGATAGTCGTAAAGATCCATATCGAAAGCCCCATGTGCATGTCTGATATTAGTACCGCCAAACAGTGCTTTTTTATTCTTGGACTTCCCAAGGTAAACAATATGATCGCTGTTGAGTACTACATTATTATACAGATAGAGCACTGAACGCATGTAGGCAGGGGAGTGTCGACCTACACGCTCTTTAGCACCTTGCGCAAACGAGACTTCAACTGTGCCAAATACCAACGCATAAAATAACAATAGTGAGAAAACCCGATAACTGCGCAGTCTCATAGAGAAACTCCAAGAAAGTCAAAAAGCAGAAAGGTCGCTTCTACAATAAGAGAAGCGACCTAAACCCGTAGCGACCAGAGGTCGCTCCTACAAAAAGAGGAAGGCAGACCTACTATTAACCTTTTGCGAGGGTGGCGAGTTGCCCGAAACCGGCTTCGTCATTCACGGCGATATCGGCGAGGGCTTTCCGGTCAAGTTCAATACCAGCGGCTTTGAGCCCATGTATGAACCGGCTGTAGGTGAGCCCGTGCAATCTGGCAGCGGCGTTAATTCTTGCGATCCAAAGCCGTCGGAAATCGCGTTTTCGTGCGCGTCGGTGTGCGTAAGCGTGGTTCCACCCCTTCTCCACCGCTTCTTTAGCAGTGCGTTTGAGGTTGTTTCGTCCACCACGGTACCCTTTAGAATGCTTAAGCATCCGGCTACGGCGTTTGCGTCGCACACTCCCTGTTTTTACTCGTGCCATTAAAAAAACTCCTATTGCGATCGACAGCGTTACCCGCGGTCGCGTCTACAATCTGCCCGGATATGTAGTGTTGTTATGGTAGATGCCGGGCATTTACGTCTATTGATGAATGAGGCGTTTCAAGCGTTTCTCGTTGCTCGGATGGACAAGGGTTGCCTGTCGCAATCTACGTTTGCGTTTCGCTGACTTTGAAATGAACAAGTGTCCTGCGTATGCGCGATTGCGACGGATTTTGCCTTTCGATGTGAACTTGAAACGTTTTGCCGCACCTTTATGTGTTTTCATTTTCGGCATTAGAATATATCCTTGACAAAGTATAGCGACCCGCTAAATGCCACCGGCGTGATTGGCGTTGGCTTCAGGTCGCTCTTACAAAAAGAGAAGATGTCGTGACCGGAAAATCGCTCCACAAAAAATTGCAAGCGGAACACGCGTGCTCGGGCGTCACGCGATCCGATCCTCGTGATGGCGTGCTTCTGCTGACGACAAAAACATTACACAGATTTTGGTGCAAGGATCATTGACATGATGCGGGTTTCCATTCGCGGCGGCTGTTCCACATCAGCCAGTTCTTCCAAGTCGTCTTTGAGCCGTGAAAGTAAATTTCTCCCAAGTTCAGTATGCAGCATTTCGCGGCCTCGGAACCGAACGGTTGCGCGGACCTTCCACCCATTTTTCAAGAAATCCTCGACATGCCGTTTTTTGAACTGGTAGTCGTGTTCCGCGGTATCTGGACGGAACTGCATTCCTTTCAGGACAACTTTCGACTGCTTTTTTCGAGCCTCGCGTGCGCGTTTGTTTTTTTCATACTGATACTTCCCGTAATCCATGATTTTGCAAACGGGAGGCGTAGCATTCGGTGAAACCTCTACCAAATCCAACCCAACTTCTTCCGCAAGTTTCATTGCGTCGCGGGGCGTCATGACCCCGAGTTGCTTGTTCTCGTGGTCTATCAGTAAAATCTCTTTGGCTCGAATCTGATAATTGGAACGACTTTGTCTTTCCTTCGTCCTCTGAGTACGTCTGCCTTTGTAGTGTATTTTTCACACCCCCAAGTCAAGGCGCTGCAGCGCGCCGCTTGTAAGCCCATAGAGACTACTTACAAGCTTATATATAGAAACGAAAGCGAACAACGGATTCGTTGTACTCCGGTATACAAGATAACTCTATCTACAAAACGTTCTGTATCCATTCCTCGGTACACTTAACTTCGACTTTCCGTCGATGCCATAGGGGATGTCGGGATTTGGGGACACCGCCTATAGATGAACTAAATGCTCTACCGACTCGGACTTACGAAGCACGCCAGACGCGTGATTCGTAACCTTTGCCCAAATGAATTAACTAATTATACCATATCGGTAACAAAAATGCAAGTTAAAAAAATCCAATGGTCCATAAAGTCCGTAAAACGACCAACCCGCCTGCTAATCCCCCGAAAACGACGATCAAACTGATGCTGACGACAAGAGCAAGATGGATAATCCGTTCGCCAAGTTCCGGTTGTTCGCTTATCCATGCCCGCGCTAACCAGAAGGTCAACGCAACACTGACCAAACTCAGGATGCACGCCCCTAAAACCGCTACCAATATTCCTGAAAAGTCTACCATCTGCATCGTTTCTGGCAACGACTCGTATTCGGAGAAGCGCTGAATGACACCGATCAAAATGACTCCCAAAACAACAATGAAACCGATAAAAACGATGAAGGCTTTTTTAAATGCAGTTCCCATGTTCCGTCCAATCTGTGCCGCACATTCTTGACGAGTGTTTTTTAATTGTATCATATTTCACGTTAAATAGCAATCGCCTTGTAGGCGGCGTTCATCAAAATGCTTGATTTATTTCGAGAAAGATGGTAAATTACTTTTATAAATCAGACGAATTTGGATCTTAAGGAGTTTCTCATGGACGTAACATATACATCAGCAATTGCCGAGGTTATTGAGAAGTTAGAAGTAGGTAACCCGCTCCCGACACTCGTACCCCAGAAGGCATGGAACAGTGAACTGACGGATACTTTGGAAGCGGCGTCCCTTGATGATCTTTTCCAAGGAGAATCGCTGAAAAACGCGACGTTTGCGGAAGCCATTAAAAGCGGTTTACTTCTGTGGAACGATGCCCTGGATGAATCGCATACGATCTCGCAGGGATTGATGGATCAGACGGGAAGCTACTGGCACGGCATCATGCATCGCCGTGAACCGGATTACCCCAACTCCAAGTACTGGTTCGGTAGAGTTGGGACACACCCGATTTTCGCAGCACTGCGTGAACGTGCCCTCGAACTTTTCAACGAAACGACGGACCCATCGGACGCGCTCACAGAGATCGGACAGACGATTGCAGCACAAGAAAATTGGGATTCTTACCAGTTTGTTGATTGGTGCCAAGCCGCTGCAGGCGACGCCGGTTCGGATGTAACCCGTTTCTTGCAACAGGTACAGGCGGAAGAGATTAAACTCTTACTGGCGTACTCCTATCGTAACGCCGTTTAGCACACGCGCCAATTCACTTGAGGGGGACGGGCGATGTTTCGGCGAAGCCAGCGTATCAGAATAAATAGAGACTGGTATCACTTTATTATTTTGCTCACGGGATTGTTATTGATGGCGTCCTGTGTGAATTCAACGCTTACCGCAACAATTTCGGATTCGATTTCAGCCAACCGCGCGTATAGTGAAATTAAAACAGATCTCGATGCACTTTCACAGGGGGATGGCCCGGCTGATTACGATGCATTGATTGAGAAATTGGGGACCTTCATCAAGACCTACCCGAAACACAGACAGGTAGATGAAGCCTACTATTTTCTCGGGACCATTTTAATAGAACTCCAGCGCACTGAAGAGGGCATTGAGGTCCTTGAAGAACTCATCAAGGACTATCCTTTTGCTACATATGTTGAACCGAGTCTGCTGACCTTGGGATTAGCCTACGACAAAATCGGTGAGCATCATAAAGCGGATGCCCTCTACGAAAAACTGGCAAATCACCCAAAGTACCGGAGTGGCAGATACGCTGTAACCGCACAGCAACTCCTTGAACAGGACAAAACCGAGCGAACAGGCGAAATATCAAGTGCGTCTGGAGCGAGTCCACACCCAAGTCGGCACCAATTTGTCAATAAACTTGCACCAGATTTCCGAGTGATGGATATAAGGGGTGAGGAGCTGACGCTGGAACAGTACCGCGGGCAGGTCGTGCTCCTCGATTTCTGGGCAACGTGGTGTGGACCCTGTATCGCAGAGATGCCGAACGTTAAGTTGGCTTATGCGAAACACAGAGATCGAAACTTCCAAATCATCGGTATTAGCTTAGATACCTCAATCGCACCGCTTGAAGCATATATTCAGGGAGAGGGAATCGAGTGGCGGCAGTATTTGGACAGCACTGGTCAGATTGGTCGTTTATACGGTGTGCGTGCGATCCCGTCTACATTTTTGATTGACGGCGCGGGCATTGTCCGCAGGGTGAACCTTCGGGGTCTCGCGCTTGAGAGAGCAGTTGCGGAACTCGTGCGGGAAAATTTGACGAATTAAGTACCTTGATTTCTCCGTGGGATATGTTGATTGAAGGGTTACGGCACACGGAGTGTGCCTACTACCTTTACAACAGAGGAGGTAACAATGTTCTCCCGAAATGAAATAACTTCACAGCAAAGCGAAAATAGAAATCTTTGTGCGGATCTCATCTGCGTGTTCATCAGCCTCGCGCTAATAGGTTCTGGTGTGAATTCTGCGGATGCTGCCCCGCTGAAAGCCGCCTACAAATATCAGAAAATCAAAGCAATCTCTAAAAGCCTCAAAAGGCAGAAGAAACAGGAAGATTTAGAGAAATTAGTCGAGAAATCTGCGGAATTCGTTGAAGCACACCCGGAATACAAACGGGTAGATGAGGTTTATTACCTTCTCGGTAACGCCTTAGTTCAGCTGGAGCGTGTTGAAGAAGGCATTAAGGTTTTTGAAGAAACCATCAAGACGTATCCAGAGGCTCGCTACGTTGAACGTTGTCTGTTGGATTTGGGATTGGCGTATGACAAACTCGACAATCACGATGCCGCAGACAGTGCCTACCAAAAATTAATAGATCACCCGAAATACGGTTCGCGATCACAGGCGAAACTTGCGAAGAAAATCCTTGAACAGGACAGGGCTGAACGAATGGGTGAATTACCGAAACCGCCTGGGGCAAGCATGAACGCAAGGGAGTGGATCGGTAAGCCAGCACTGGATTTTCAGGAGACGAATTTGAAGGGCGAAATACTCTCGTTGCAGCAGTACCGCGGACAGGTTGTGCTCCTCGATTTCTGGGCAACATGGTGTCCTCCCTGTATCGCAGAGATACCGAACCTTAAGAAGACTTACGAAAGGTATAAAGATCAGAAGTTTCAGATTATCGGTATCAGTCTGGACAGGTCAATGGAACCCCTCAAGGCTTACATCGAAAAAGAGGAACTCGGATGGCTCCATTACTGGGATAAAAGCCGCAAGGTTAGCACGATGTATAAGGTGCGGGGAATTCCGGCGACCTTCCTGATTGACGGTGAAGGGGTTATCCGCAAGACAAACCTTCGCGGGCACGCCCTTGAACACGCCGTCGAGGACTTGGTGAAGGAGAACCTTGAGAAACCTACCGATACTCCCACCAAAACACCTGAGGATAGTTCGCGACGACAGTCAATACCCGCAACAAAGATTATCACTCTTCCCGCCAAGACCCCATGCTTTAGCTTGTGGGATGTAGGCGGGCATTGGGTCTGTCGTTCAAGAAACATTTGACAAACACGAAAAAATGTGGTATAATTAAGACTATCACACTGGCAGACATAACGAGCGTAATCGCAAGGTTACGTGTCTGCCTACCCACTCGTTAGGGGTTAAAGGTGTGATGTGTGATATACCATGAAAACCTTTAAGTATAAGTTTGGCGATCAATCTAATACGATCCGTCTTGGCAATCTGCTTGATGATATGTGGCAAGTTCACGAGTATTTCCACACGTGGCAACGTCAACGCTATAAAGACGGATTGCCATATGCGAACTACAATGTCATGTCCGCACATTTGACGGACTTGAAACGAACGACACACCCGCATTGGAATGCGTTGCCGAGTCAAGCAATTCAAGGGGAACTCAAACGGATTCACTTGGCGTATGATCGTTTTTTCAAAAAACTTGGCGGTAGACCGAAAATCAAAAAGCGACATAAGTTTAAATCCTTCACGCTCAAACAAACAGGCTGGTCTCTTGACGACAATCGCATCACATTGACGTTCCGAAAATGGAATCCGAAGACACGTAAATGGCAATTTGATAAAGTGCCGTATACGTTCCATAAGCACCGTAAGTTTTTTGGAAACATCAGTCGTATCACGATAAAGCGCGACGCTTGCGGTGACTATTGGCTTTATATAATCACGGATTTTGTAGAAATGAAACTGCTGCCGACAACAGGTCAAAGCGTTGGGGCAGACTTCGGTATGAAAGACGCGTACTTGACACTCAGCACGGGTGAGAAGAAACAACATCCACAACCGCTGAAATACTCCTTGAACAAACTTCGGTCTCTCAACAAAAGTCTTTCGCGCAAAGTCAAAGGTTCTAACGGCTGGTGGCGGTGTGTGAGGCAACTCGCACGGCTCTACAGACGGATTAGCAATCAACGCAAAGACTTTCATTGGCAATTGGCAAGTGAGCTTTGTAAGAGGTTTGACACCATCGCCATTGAAACCTTGAACCTTGAGGGTATGAAACGCTTGTGGGGTCGTAAAGTCTCCGATCTTGCGTTCTACCAGTTTGTTGAGATATTGAAGTATAAGTGTCAAAAACATGGGCGTACATTGCTCCAAGTCGGTCAACGGACTGCTACAACTAAGCCTTGTAGCAACTGCGGGTTTCATAACGAAAATCTAACGCTCTCTGATAGAAAGTGGACGTGTCCTGAGTGTGGTTCACACCACGATCGAGACATCAACGCTGCGATAAACATTTTACGGGCAGGGATACCCGTGACCTAAACACGATATGCCTGAGACTCGTTTCAGAGTTTCAGGGAATTGCCCGCTGGTGGAGCGACGGTAAGACGGTGGACTCTTTGAGAAAACCGCAGTCGCTATGAAACCGAAGCCCCGCGCTTTAGCGCGTGGGTGGTATCACTAGTGAAGAGACGCATTATGTCGTCCAGTTTAGCTATGATATTGAGATAGGAGGAGGCGTGAAAAACGTGGTAGCATTCCTTGACGATTATCGGGATGTAGATGGCATTAAAATCCCGTATTATCGTGCGACAGAGAACGGGGAATATCGACGGGTTTTTATTACCGACATCACGTTGAACGCTCAAATTGACGAGGCACTGTTTCACCCTGAAGGGTAAAACGAGGACGTAACGCGATCCCTCATACCTTGCCAGCGGGGTCCGAAACCCCGTCCATTTGCAGTGTATCGTTAGCACAAAAATTATGGCACACCTTACCTTGAAAGAGGTCACCAAAATTTACGACGGTGACGTTCTTGCAGTCGAACAGGCAGATTTTCAGATTCCCGATGAGTCGTTTACCGTGCTGGTGGGTCCGTCGGGTTGTGGGAAATCGACAATCTTGCGGATGATCGCCGGATTGGAAGAGATAACGGAAGGCGATATCTACATTGACGATGAACGCATCAACGACACCCCACCTAAAGACAGAGATATCGCCATGGTCTTCCAGAACTACGCCCTCTATCCACACATGACGGTGTATAAGAACATGGCGTTTGGGTTAAAACTTCGGAAATATCCGAAAGCGGAGATCGACGAGCGTGTCAAAGAGGCAGCGGAGATTCTGAGTATCTCACACCTCTTGAACCGCAAACCGAAGCATCTTTCCGGCGGCGAACGTCAACGCGTCGCAGTCGGTAGAGCGATCGTTCGGCACCCGAAAGTATTCCTGTTCGATGAACCGTTGAGCAACCTCGATGCGAAACTACGCGTGCAAATGCGGATGGAGATCAGCCGTCTGCACGACCGACTCAACGCTACCATTGTCTATGTCACGCACGACCAAGTCGAAGCGATGACGATGGGGGATCAGATCGTGGTGCTCAATGAGGGAAAAATCCAACAGATTGCCGATCCTGGAACGCTCTATCATAAACCGGCAAATCAGTTCGTCGGGGGATTCATCGGCACGCCACCGATGAACTTTATAGAGACACAGATTGTGAATAATGGCGGTGATCCGATGTTGAGCTTTGAAACCTTCAAAGTGGAATTAAATGATCACTTGCAATCGGCACTGGGCAAAATTTCAGGTGATTCGGTGACGCTCGGTATTCGCCCAGAGGATATTCACGTCGGTGAAAACGGGACAAACAGCGTCGGAACGCAAGTGGAATTGGTTGAGCCGCTCGGGAATCACGCCCTCTTATATCTGCGGACGGAGAAGAGCAGTTTCGTCGCACAATCTGATCTTGTTAACATGCCGCAACACAACGCCCAGTTAACCGTTCGTTTTGATATGGAGAAAGCGCACCTATTTCACCCAGAGACAGGTGAATCGTTAACCGTTTTTTAAATTATTGAAATCTGGTCATCATTCCAAGATGGTTTTTGGTTAATTCCAACGGGAATAGTGCTTCATCTACTTCCAAATTAGGGATATTTGCTTTCGTTTGTAGTAGGGAAACCATGCACAAGTCGCGTGTGGACTTGCGAGACAATGCCCGTTGTTGAGATATTCTCACTGCGAAGCAGTGCGATAAATCGCACGACTACGAACCCACCTTAAAATCCAAAATGGATAGAACACTACTCCTTTAACGCTTGAATTTGTGCCCATGTCTCGGCATCTATCGGAATACCGTCGCGTTCCCGTCTCCGCTGTTCCGCCCACCCGCGTTCCCCCGGTACCCGAATTGCGTCAACCCCAGCGACGCGATTCGCCGATTTGAGATAATTGATAAAACGTTCGATCTCCGCGCTGAACCCCGGGAACCCTCTAAAACTGGCAACGTTCATCACCAGTACAAACAATCCATTGCCGACGCGGGCATCCTCGCCTTTACTACATCCCGCACCTGTGAGCGCGCCCGACAGGATATCAACAATAATACTCAGTCCATATCCTTTGTGGGCAGAAACCGTCCCACCGAACGGCAGTAAGGCGGCGGGTGGCACGGCATAGAAATCGTCCGCATTCGTCGTTGACTCGCCTTCTGCGTCGATGAGCCATCCGTGCGGGAGTGCCTCGTTCCGATGCTGTTTGACCCGAAGTTTCCCCGATGCGACAACACTCGTAGACATAT harbors:
- the rpmI gene encoding 50S ribosomal protein L35, coding for MPKMKTHKGAAKRFKFTSKGKIRRNRAYAGHLFISKSAKRKRRLRQATLVHPSNEKRLKRLIHQ
- the pheS gene encoding phenylalanine--tRNA ligase subunit alpha; protein product: MKAELQAIQAEALEALKVVKTRDTLESLRITYFGRRGKLTEVMKGMGKLSKEERPIIGKLANEVRTTLTQAFEAATQALHRQQQEQQLEAEAIDITLPGRKPTYGKAHPIMQTLERIEAIFHQMGFQVMTGPDVETEYYNFDALNTPADHPARDLHDTFYLTDGRLLRTHTSPVQIRAMEAQKPPVRIIVPGKCYRVDYDISHTPMFHHVEGLLVDTRATFSELKGVLTSFARQMFGDQTRMRFRPHFFPFTEPSAEMDISCAVCQGKGCRSCGGTGWVEILGAGAVDPAVFEAVNYDPDQVTGFAFGMGVERIANLQFRIPDIRTLYENDLRFLRQF
- the rplT gene encoding 50S ribosomal protein L20; this translates as MARVKTGSVRRKRRSRMLKHSKGYRGGRNNLKRTAKEAVEKGWNHAYAHRRARKRDFRRLWIARINAAARLHGLTYSRFIHGLKAAGIELDRKALADIAVNDEAGFGQLATLAKG
- a CDS encoding CRTAC1 family protein, producing MSMFQRKRALSRPLSLIIQILLLLMLPLLGSAAPYFRDVTDAIGLDFRHVNGFSAERRLVETMGSGGALFDFDNDGDLDLYLVQGNSLSSSVGSLPTNRLYRNDAGIFVDITTSANVGDTGYGLGAVAADYDSDGYRDLYVTNLGKNILYRNSGDGTFTDVTEHAQVGCPLLSASAAFADIDRDGDLDLYVCNYVEYALETDIPCYYKNTLRIYCGPNEYHGIADVLYRNNGDGTFTDITKAAGVYEPTTRGLGVVCTDVNGDGWVDIYVANDMSPNTLFINQGDGTFREEGVLRGVAYNGDGIANGSMGIDAGDYDNDGDIDLWVSNFALEANCLMQNDGDGYFEDMTFDTNLADPSFYALGFGTRFIDFDNDGWLDLLVGNGHIWDNVKQIDAKQRYAQPVQLFRNQGGTSQSHTGFTEITAEAGLDKTPYVVRGMLFGDIDTDGDVDVVLCQSNRPAVILSNEIGNRNAWLTVKLVGTDGNTDAIGAQIQLEANGTTLLREVICGASYLSGNDLCLTFGLGTASRINNLQVRWHNGEVQQLSEVPIRQIVTFSQD
- a CDS encoding formylglycine-generating enzyme family protein; amino-acid sequence: MKRVCFTVVILTLILHNNSAVSEVSSAAQQVLATIEWISIPEGTFLMGSTSEEAKVAYEDAKLRSSMLEQHTFDAELPRHHVYLSPYEISRYEITNAQYRAFVEATHRPTPRGHNGEETWANETLNGDTQPIVGVTWFDAQAFAEWIGGSLPTEAQWERAARGAVGRTYPWGNTPPKARQHANFARRYNRPMPVGQFPKGESPNGIADLAGNVWEWCLDEYSPTFYQQHNDGTSQNPLNLQFRDVLRARIIRGGAWDVGRAFLRSSLRFKFYPLDSTHTIGFRVVRPRPTIKE
- a CDS encoding translation initiation factor IF-3, translated to MHYKGRRTQRTKERQSRSNYQIRAKEILLIDHENKQLGVMTPRDAMKLAEEVGLDLVEVSPNATPPVCKIMDYGKYQYEKNKRAREARKKQSKVVLKGMQFRPDTAEHDYQFKKRHVEDFLKNGWKVRATVRFRGREMLHTELGRNLLSRLKDDLEELADVEQPPRMETRIMSMILAPKSV
- a CDS encoding redoxin domain-containing protein, coding for MFRRSQRIRINRDWYHFIILLTGLLLMASCVNSTLTATISDSISANRAYSEIKTDLDALSQGDGPADYDALIEKLGTFIKTYPKHRQVDEAYYFLGTILIELQRTEEGIEVLEELIKDYPFATYVEPSLLTLGLAYDKIGEHHKADALYEKLANHPKYRSGRYAVTAQQLLEQDKTERTGEISSASGASPHPSRHQFVNKLAPDFRVMDIRGEELTLEQYRGQVVLLDFWATWCGPCIAEMPNVKLAYAKHRDRNFQIIGISLDTSIAPLEAYIQGEGIEWRQYLDSTGQIGRLYGVRAIPSTFLIDGAGIVRRVNLRGLALERAVAELVRENLTN